One segment of Nostoc flagelliforme CCNUN1 DNA contains the following:
- a CDS encoding nucleotidyltransferase domain-containing protein: protein MNKESPQFINHIVSSLQSIEGITAISLGGSRARGNHTNKSDVDLGIYYNKEKPPDLIALNRLACELDDNHRVNLITGIGEWGKWINGGGWLVVEGVGVDFLYRDLASVNRVIDDCHIGRITIDYQPGHPLKVTKR from the coding sequence ATGAATAAGGAATCGCCTCAATTCATCAACCATATTGTTTCAAGTTTGCAGTCAATTGAGGGAATTACAGCCATTTCATTGGGTGGTTCACGGGCACGGGGCAACCACACTAATAAGTCAGATGTGGATTTAGGCATCTATTACAACAAAGAAAAACCGCCCGATTTAATTGCTCTAAATCGCCTCGCCTGTGAGCTTGATGATAACCATAGGGTAAATTTGATTACTGGGATTGGTGAATGGGGAAAGTGGATTAACGGCGGCGGTTGGCTTGTGGTAGAAGGTGTAGGTGTAGATTTTCTCTATCGCGATTTGGCGAGTGTCAATCGTGTTATTGATGATTGCCATATCGGACGCATTACTATTGATTATCAACCAGGACATCCTCTAAAGGTTACGAAGAGGTAA
- a CDS encoding adenylate/guanylate cyclase domain-containing protein produces MDQVITAMADALFITSNLGKIKKVNRAAQQLFGFSEEELINKPISLIIDDEQVLIEAIHQHSFFQTNLQNLEVVCRTKTREKRLIAFSCSVIPKKIKGLEEIVYIGRDITARQQREQRTSAQYAITRILSESQTVKQVIPQILQSICQNLGWDLGELWTPSQYIGTSIQGHSLNAVLRCVEIWSSRVISAREFKAITWQTTYTPSVGLPGRIWIRRLPLWIQDITEDGDTRRSQPAAEAGLHAAFGFPILDDCEILGVMVFFSRDVQPKDKELLQMMGSIGSQIAQFIKRKQAEDALVESEERYRDLFENANDLILCVNAYGRFLYVNRAWREALGYSEAEIVNMNIFDIIHPEFKQDCLQRFYRVLSGEKIGQVKAAFVTKDSQTIFLEGNINCKFVEGHPVATRGIFRDVTQRLTVEEALRHQQEETEPLLLNSLPAAISKPLKEEANIVEDVADVTVLFADIVGFSEIAASMSAIQLVNLLNSIFSTFDRLSKQHGLQRIKTIGDAYIVIGGLPTRRADHAQAIAQMALQMQTAIALFNTENNQNFSIRIGIHRGSVVAGVIDFNKFTYDLWGNTVNIARCMESQGIVGKIQVTENTYKSLCDEFLFEKRGEIEVQGKGKMTTYLLIGCKR; encoded by the coding sequence ATGGATCAAGTAATTACTGCAATGGCAGATGCTTTGTTTATAACCAGTAATTTAGGGAAAATAAAAAAAGTAAATCGTGCAGCTCAACAATTATTTGGTTTTAGTGAAGAAGAATTAATTAATAAACCAATATCACTGATCATTGATGATGAGCAAGTCTTAATAGAAGCTATTCACCAGCATTCTTTTTTTCAGACAAATCTTCAGAATTTAGAGGTAGTTTGCCGAACCAAAACTAGAGAAAAGCGGTTGATTGCTTTTTCTTGTTCAGTAATTCCGAAAAAAATAAAAGGATTAGAAGAGATTGTCTACATTGGTCGGGATATTACCGCTCGACAGCAACGGGAACAACGTACAAGTGCCCAGTATGCTATCACTCGCATATTATCAGAATCCCAAACTGTAAAACAGGTAATTCCGCAAATTTTGCAGTCGATTTGTCAAAACTTGGGATGGGATTTAGGCGAACTTTGGACACCAAGTCAATATATTGGCACTTCGATACAGGGACATAGCCTCAATGCAGTACTAAGGTGTGTGGAAATTTGGTCAAGTCGAGTAATTTCGGCGCGAGAGTTTAAAGCAATCACCTGGCAAACTACCTATACACCCAGTGTTGGCTTACCTGGTCGAATTTGGATCAGACGTTTGCCCCTGTGGATTCAAGATATCACAGAAGATGGAGATACTCGGCGATCGCAACCTGCTGCTGAAGCTGGATTGCACGCCGCTTTTGGCTTCCCCATTTTAGACGATTGTGAAATCTTAGGAGTGATGGTTTTCTTTAGCCGGGATGTACAACCAAAGGATAAAGAATTATTGCAAATGATGGGTTCTATTGGTAGTCAAATCGCCCAGTTTATCAAACGCAAACAAGCAGAAGATGCTCTTGTAGAAAGTGAAGAACGATATCGAGATTTATTTGAAAATGCTAATGATTTGATTCTATGCGTCAATGCCTATGGTCGTTTTTTGTATGTCAATCGTGCATGGCGAGAAGCTTTGGGATATAGCGAAGCTGAAATTGTGAATATGAATATTTTTGATATTATACATCCAGAGTTTAAACAAGACTGTTTGCAAAGGTTTTATCGGGTGCTGTCAGGAGAAAAGATCGGGCAAGTAAAAGCCGCATTCGTTACTAAAGACAGTCAAACAATCTTTCTAGAAGGTAATATTAACTGTAAATTTGTCGAAGGTCATCCAGTTGCGACTCGTGGCATTTTTCGCGATGTAACCCAGCGACTAACGGTAGAAGAAGCCCTGCGCCATCAACAGGAAGAAACCGAACCTTTATTGCTAAATAGTTTGCCTGCAGCAATTTCTAAACCCTTGAAAGAAGAAGCTAACATTGTCGAAGACGTTGCTGATGTCACAGTTCTATTTGCTGATATTGTCGGCTTTAGCGAAATTGCAGCTTCTATGAGTGCCATTCAACTGGTAAACTTACTCAACTCAATTTTCTCAACTTTTGATCGCCTCAGCAAACAACATGGTTTACAAAGAATCAAAACCATTGGCGATGCTTATATTGTAATTGGTGGTTTGCCCACACGCCGCGCAGATCATGCTCAAGCGATCGCTCAAATGGCACTCCAGATGCAAACTGCGATCGCTTTATTTAATACTGAGAATAACCAAAACTTCAGCATCCGTATCGGTATCCATCGCGGTTCCGTAGTCGCGGGAGTAATTGACTTCAACAAATTTACTTATGATCTCTGGGGAAACACGGTAAACATCGCTAGATGCATGGAATCCCAAGGTATTGTTGGTAAAATCCAAGTCACAGAAAATACTTATAAGTCTTTGTGTGATGAATTTTTATTTGAAAAGCGGGGCGAAATCGAAGTTCAAGGCAAAGGGAAGATGACCACTTATTTGTTGATTGGATGCAAGAGATGA
- a CDS encoding IS66 family transposase, with amino-acid sequence MSMYYGGNMTQGKLLEFLEDIGISMSSGYLSNLLIKNQEDFEAEFNELYTEGLASSPWQHLDQTSARVKGINHTTNVICNPLYTVYYTTLRKDRLSVLGVLQNKQEIEFILNPLTSELLGNLNLPTKWKNQLKLLPQNISFTESEFNTLLDTYLSKLGSQHRTRVLEAAAISFYHQQADIPIVHTLVCDDAPQFRLLTDNLALCWVHEGRHYKKLTPFVACHQEILDDFLTEFWDYYRELLAYRDSPNQKKKLELQSKFGEIFGTETGYKQLDERKRLTAAKVSELLLVLEYPELPLHNNPAELAARTMVQRRNISYATQTSQGTKAWDIFMSLVATTRKLGISFFEYMQDRISHKSKIPSLGTIIRYKCFSQHQPLSCLEELLCMSG; translated from the coding sequence ATGAGCATGTACTATGGAGGCAACATGACTCAGGGTAAACTTTTAGAATTTTTAGAGGACATTGGGATCTCAATGTCATCGGGATATTTGTCGAATCTGCTAATTAAAAATCAGGAAGATTTTGAAGCTGAGTTCAACGAATTATATACAGAAGGTTTAGCCAGCAGTCCCTGGCAACACTTAGATCAAACCAGTGCTCGTGTTAAAGGCATAAATCATACAACGAATGTAATTTGTAACCCACTGTATACTGTTTACTACACAACGCTCAGGAAAGACAGACTAAGTGTACTCGGAGTATTACAAAATAAGCAAGAAATTGAATTTATTCTCAATCCACTGACTTCCGAGCTACTGGGTAACTTGAATTTACCAACTAAATGGAAAAATCAACTCAAATTATTACCTCAAAATATAAGTTTCACAGAGTCTGAGTTCAATACTTTGCTTGATACATATTTAAGCAAACTTGGTTCTCAACATCGTACTCGTGTTTTAGAAGCAGCAGCGATTAGTTTTTATCATCAGCAAGCTGACATTCCAATAGTACATACTCTCGTATGCGATGATGCTCCTCAATTTAGACTATTAACTGATAATTTAGCTTTGTGCTGGGTGCATGAAGGGCGACACTATAAAAAATTGACTCCGTTTGTTGCTTGCCACCAGGAGATTTTAGACGACTTCCTTACGGAGTTTTGGGATTACTACCGAGAACTACTTGCTTATAGAGATTCTCCAAACCAAAAGAAAAAACTTGAGCTTCAGTCAAAATTTGGGGAAATTTTTGGTACTGAAACTGGTTATAAGCAGTTGGATGAACGAAAACGATTAACAGCAGCAAAAGTATCTGAATTGCTATTGGTTTTAGAATATCCTGAACTACCTTTACACAATAACCCAGCGGAACTAGCTGCTAGAACTATGGTGCAGCGACGCAACATTAGTTATGCAACTCAAACAAGTCAAGGTACTAAAGCTTGGGACATTTTTATGTCTCTTGTGGCGACTACTCGGAAATTAGGTATCAGCTTTTTTGAGTATATGCAAGACCGTATTTCTCACAAAAGTAAGATACCGTCTTTGGGAACTATTATTAGATATAAATGTTTTTCTCAGCATCAGCCTCTGTCATGCCTTGAAGAATTACTTTGTATGTCAGGATAA
- a CDS encoding homospermidine biosynthesis protein, with the protein MSKQLGQKIAPTPISNDINVVDLIDQYFTAYNSARLREICQLLSRDVLTEGVTVGVSLSGAMTPAGFGVSALAPLIRNGFIDWMISTGANLYHDMHYGLGFELFAGNPFLDDVKLRQEGTIRIYDIIFGYDVLLETDAFIRKILQGEAFQKRMGTAEFHHLLGKYVREVEKQLGVQHSCLLATAYEYGVPIYTSSPGDSSIGMNVAALALEGSQLVIDPSIDVNETAAIAYNARESGGKSAAVILGGGSPKNFLLQTQPQLHEVLGLEERGHDYFIQFTDARPDTGGLSGATPSEAVSWGKIDPEELPNTIVCYTDSTIALPLVTAYVLNKCQPRPLKRVYDRREAILDKLQKDYLAAKTQPSDQVPAAVADSAQKQTATYPCGRLIPNT; encoded by the coding sequence ATGTCTAAACAGCTGGGTCAAAAAATCGCACCTACACCTATATCAAATGATATCAATGTGGTGGATTTGATTGATCAATACTTTACCGCTTACAACTCAGCGCGGTTGCGGGAAATCTGCCAACTACTGAGTCGTGATGTGCTAACGGAAGGTGTCACGGTGGGAGTTAGCCTTTCCGGTGCGATGACGCCAGCAGGATTCGGGGTTTCAGCACTTGCACCCTTAATTCGCAACGGCTTTATTGACTGGATGATTAGCACTGGTGCAAATCTTTACCACGATATGCACTACGGTTTGGGTTTTGAACTTTTTGCTGGTAATCCGTTTTTGGATGATGTGAAACTGCGCCAGGAAGGCACTATTCGCATTTATGATATTATCTTTGGTTACGATGTGCTACTCGAAACTGATGCATTCATCCGCAAGATTCTGCAAGGGGAAGCGTTTCAGAAGCGGATGGGAACTGCTGAGTTTCACCATTTACTGGGTAAGTATGTTCGAGAAGTAGAAAAGCAGTTGGGTGTACAGCATTCTTGCTTACTTGCTACAGCTTATGAGTATGGCGTGCCTATATATACGTCTTCTCCAGGAGATAGTTCAATTGGGATGAACGTGGCGGCTTTGGCTTTGGAAGGTTCGCAGTTGGTGATAGATCCATCAATTGACGTAAATGAAACGGCTGCGATCGCATATAATGCCCGTGAATCAGGAGGTAAAAGCGCGGCTGTAATTCTCGGTGGCGGTAGTCCCAAAAACTTTTTGCTACAAACCCAACCGCAACTTCACGAAGTATTGGGATTAGAAGAACGAGGACACGATTACTTTATACAGTTTACCGATGCGCGTCCAGATACAGGTGGTTTGTCTGGAGCAACCCCATCGGAAGCTGTCAGTTGGGGTAAGATTGACCCGGAAGAGTTACCTAACACTATTGTTTGTTATACCGATAGCACGATCGCTCTACCATTGGTGACAGCATACGTCTTGAACAAGTGCCAGCCTCGTCCCCTGAAGCGTGTGTACGACAGGCGAGAAGCTATTTTGGATAAACTGCAAAAAGACTATCTAGCAGCCAAAACCCAACCATCTGATCAGGTTCCAGCAGCAGTGGCTGACAGTGCCCAAAAGCAAACAGCGACTTATCCTTGTGGGCGGTTGATTCCGAATACGTAG
- a CDS encoding VOC family protein encodes MQITQSLHTAILVTDLERSEHFYGKVLGLSKIDRSLKYAGAWYQVGNYQIHLIVAPTVPTENPNEKWGRNPHVAFSVTDLDAAKEQFLNHNYPIQPSASGRPALFTQDPDGNIIELSQE; translated from the coding sequence ATGCAGATTACCCAAAGTCTCCATACAGCAATTCTCGTAACTGACTTAGAACGCTCTGAACACTTTTATGGCAAAGTATTGGGATTATCCAAAATAGATCGTTCCCTAAAATACGCTGGTGCATGGTATCAAGTCGGCAACTATCAAATTCACCTGATAGTTGCACCTACTGTCCCCACCGAAAACCCAAACGAAAAATGGGGACGCAACCCCCACGTCGCCTTCTCAGTAACTGACTTAGACGCCGCCAAAGAGCAATTCCTCAATCATAATTATCCCATTCAACCCAGCGCTTCTGGTCGCCCTGCCCTATTCACTCAAGATCCTGATGGAAATATTATCGAGTTGAGTCAGGAGTGA
- a CDS encoding HPP family protein yields MKENLSKKPTNFPYLRLLNYKKLHLKWKNYWFKISGTWQSCPLTCPIEKPHHRHILWSWLGSFLAIAATAYLSVKTNSPLLMAPFGATSVLIFGVPDSPLAQPRNVIGGNLVAALVSLIVLHLFGSSPWTMGMAVATAIGMMQLTGTVHPPSGAVALVVMMTKAPWQFLLTPALEGSIILVLCAVVFNNLAQERTYPKHWL; encoded by the coding sequence ATGAAAGAAAATTTATCAAAAAAGCCAACTAATTTTCCCTATTTAAGATTATTAAACTACAAAAAACTTCACTTGAAATGGAAGAATTACTGGTTTAAGATCAGTGGAACCTGGCAGTCATGTCCTTTAACATGCCCTATAGAAAAGCCTCATCACAGACATATTCTTTGGAGTTGGCTTGGTAGTTTCTTAGCAATAGCAGCAACGGCTTATTTGTCTGTGAAAACAAATTCTCCTCTGCTTATGGCTCCGTTTGGTGCTACTAGTGTATTGATATTTGGTGTACCAGACAGTCCTTTGGCTCAACCCCGTAATGTGATTGGTGGTAATCTCGTAGCTGCCTTAGTTAGCCTAATTGTTCTACATCTTTTCGGTTCATCACCTTGGACAATGGGAATGGCAGTAGCAACAGCCATTGGGATGATGCAGCTTACTGGAACTGTACACCCACCTTCAGGAGCAGTTGCCTTAGTCGTAATGATGACAAAAGCTCCTTGGCAATTTCTATTAACACCTGCTTTAGAAGGTTCTATTATTTTGGTGCTTTGTGCTGTGGTTTTTAATAATCTGGCACAAGAGAGGACTTATCCCAAGCACTGGCTGTAA
- a CDS encoding recombinase family protein, producing the protein MKIIAYSYTNPLLESAPDQGDWGWEVDRVYEDLGKPESSGQATRESFRHATRSQLQQLFTDCETEPADYLLIRRLEELGDTVEEISDRLHQLEVMGVAIIATEQPYTSENYPLGADLLNLLHAIQRQQRSRRIRQGHARNRLEVAPPPGKVPYGYRRGKGKYTIDRSTSPVVKDFFEHFLLYGSLRGSVRYLAKKYGKKISVTTGRRWLTNPVYRGNTAYQNGEIISNTHIPIISKEEAAQVDRLLRRNSRLPSRTASAPRSLAGLVVCAECQSHLTVTRVTQRNQDKEYLYLRSTSCPQRPKCKAIPYQEVLEHTIETVCRDLPLAVAGMNFPQLDAVKNSLGQAIARQQEILAQLPALIETGILDIETAKLRAYKLRTEISALEAKLATLPPVNLRSVAQAVSIPQFWLDLSETERRFYFREFIRQIDITVENKELKLRVIFIF; encoded by the coding sequence ATGAAAATAATTGCTTACTCTTACACCAATCCTCTACTAGAATCTGCTCCCGATCAAGGTGATTGGGGATGGGAGGTGGATCGAGTTTATGAAGATTTGGGTAAGCCAGAGTCTTCTGGACAGGCTACGCGAGAGTCTTTCAGACACGCTACGCGATCGCAATTACAACAATTATTTACCGATTGCGAAACTGAACCAGCAGATTATCTGTTGATTCGTCGGTTGGAAGAATTAGGAGATACTGTAGAGGAAATTAGCGATCGCTTACATCAACTCGAAGTAATGGGAGTAGCAATAATTGCCACAGAACAACCCTACACTTCCGAAAATTACCCTCTGGGCGCTGACTTGCTGAATTTGCTACACGCAATCCAACGTCAGCAACGTAGTCGTCGCATCCGTCAAGGACACGCCCGTAATCGTCTTGAGGTTGCACCGCCACCCGGCAAAGTTCCCTATGGCTATCGCAGAGGTAAGGGAAAATATACTATTGATCGCAGCACTTCACCAGTAGTCAAAGATTTTTTTGAACACTTTTTACTCTATGGTTCCCTGCGGGGTTCAGTTCGTTACTTGGCGAAAAAATACGGCAAAAAAATCTCTGTCACCACAGGAAGACGCTGGCTAACTAATCCAGTTTATCGTGGCAATACAGCTTACCAAAATGGTGAAATTATCTCTAATACCCATATTCCGATAATTTCTAAGGAAGAAGCTGCCCAAGTTGACCGACTTTTACGCCGTAACAGCCGTTTACCATCCCGAACTGCTAGTGCACCCCGTTCTTTAGCTGGGTTGGTTGTCTGTGCTGAGTGTCAGTCACATCTAACAGTTACTCGTGTCACCCAACGCAACCAAGATAAGGAGTATCTTTATTTACGTTCTACTAGCTGTCCTCAACGCCCCAAGTGTAAGGCTATTCCCTACCAAGAGGTTTTAGAACATACAATTGAAACCGTTTGCCGTGATTTACCCTTAGCTGTAGCGGGGATGAATTTTCCCCAATTGGATGCAGTCAAGAATAGTTTAGGACAAGCGATCGCTCGTCAGCAAGAAATACTTGCTCAGTTGCCCGCTTTAATTGAAACTGGAATTTTAGATATTGAAACAGCAAAGTTAAGGGCTTACAAACTCCGCACAGAAATTTCTGCACTCGAAGCAAAGTTGGCGACTCTTCCCCCAGTTAACTTGCGTTCTGTTGCTCAAGCTGTTTCAATACCACAATTTTGGTTAGATTTATCGGAAACAGAGCGACGATTTTACTTTCGAGAATTTATCAGGCAAATTGACATTACTGTTGAGAATAAAGAATTAAAACTCCGAGTTATTTTTATTTTTTAA
- a CDS encoding ParA family protein: MGYVIATANMKGGVGKTTLTVNLATCLAKNYGKRVLVLDLDSQISATLSLMSPLDFAKRRKQSKTFRYLIDQVINPEPEAKLTIQDIIQSQVCNLPGLDLLPGDIDLYDEFVVSEMLHQQATALGEQDFETIWNRFERVLINNILKPVRQEYDFILLDCAPGYNLLTRSALAASDFYILPAKPEPLSVVGIQLLERRIAQLKDSHGHETKINIKMLGIVFSMSSANLLTGRYYKQVMHRVVEDFGVEKICKVQIPVDVNVAKAVDSFMPAVLNAPQSAGSKAFFQLTQELLQKL, encoded by the coding sequence ATGGGATATGTAATTGCTACTGCAAATATGAAAGGTGGCGTTGGTAAAACCACCCTCACTGTAAACTTAGCTACCTGTTTAGCTAAAAATTATGGCAAGCGAGTGCTTGTCCTTGATTTAGACAGCCAAATTAGCGCCACACTCAGTTTGATGTCGCCTTTAGATTTTGCCAAGCGTCGTAAACAAAGTAAGACATTTAGGTATCTGATAGACCAAGTTATCAATCCCGAACCAGAAGCAAAATTGACAATTCAAGATATCATTCAATCTCAGGTTTGTAATCTTCCCGGACTGGATTTATTGCCAGGAGATATAGACTTATATGATGAATTTGTTGTGTCAGAAATGTTGCATCAGCAAGCAACTGCTTTGGGTGAACAGGACTTTGAAACAATTTGGAATCGTTTTGAAAGAGTCTTGATAAATAATATTTTAAAACCTGTACGTCAAGAATATGATTTTATCCTCTTGGATTGTGCGCCTGGATATAATCTATTGACTCGTAGCGCTTTAGCTGCCAGTGATTTTTACATACTTCCTGCTAAACCCGAACCCTTATCTGTAGTAGGTATTCAACTGCTAGAAAGACGCATTGCCCAATTAAAAGACAGTCACGGGCATGAAACCAAAATAAATATAAAAATGCTGGGAATTGTATTTAGCATGTCCAGCGCTAATCTTCTTACTGGCAGATACTATAAACAAGTGATGCACCGCGTTGTTGAAGATTTCGGTGTAGAAAAAATTTGTAAAGTACAAATACCAGTTGATGTCAATGTTGCTAAGGCTGTTGATAGTTTTATGCCAGCTGTTTTAAATGCTCCCCAATCAGCTGGTTCAAAAGCGTTCTTTCAGTTAACTCAGGAGTTGTTGCAAAAGCTATAG